AAAGCTCACAGCGGTGCCCAAAACATTTACTACTGGCTGGAAATTAATGCTCATACGTTCATATGTGATAGGATTACAATCATTCAATTAAAACAGTGCATCTTCACCTTGCAGTAATTGATATTATTAAAGCCACCACTTGGTAACTGCTTGATCGCTTCCTGTAAAAGATGCTCGGGAGGAACCGTGTTTAGCGAGGTGCACACTTTCCCCTTATTTCCACAGCTTGAGACAGTTGCTCATCATGGTGACAGCTTAATTGCCACAGCGACTTGCTAAAGCTAAGTTACTACATGCTCTCATGCGATTACAGTGATTATCAATtcttatgtttatatttaaaagCAGAGTGTGGCTTGCAGGATTTTCCACCCTCTGCATCTCTACacagcttttattgttttagagCTGCTGATAAATGACGGCATGTCAGAACTGACTGTCACTCACTCTTCTTCATCGTCTGTCTCCTCTGCCACCCtcgtctttctccctcttttcaccCTTTCCGCCTCACactcttctctcgctctctctcacctctctctcattctcctgcttctgttttttaatttccactcatttccctccctttcacctctctctttcttcatctctccacatttactctgtttctctccttcttttttcccctttttatcCCCTTTATCCCTCCCTTCACCTCAGCAGCGATAGAGAAACCATGAAGTGTGCAGGAGTGTGAAGTctgctgacaaacacaaacaagtttTACACTCTGGAAAACAAGAGGAAGGGAGCACGACTTCCTCTGACATCATGAGTGCTCCGCCTACGGGAAGCCCAAAtatggaggtggaggtggtctCCCAGGAGATGGCGTTGCTTAGCAACCTGCTGGCAGCTTACACCTTCATTGCAGGTAGGTTCATCGGAACAATTgccaagtgtgtttgtgtgtcagtctgtgtttgtgtgtgctaaccctaacccagccaACAATCATATATAGTGTTATAATACAACAGGATATAAATTAGATAATTACATCACATCATAATTGTATCGCATCATATCACAGATAAACTGACGACAGATCAAATCAGTATCAATCAGAAATATTAAttgtggagggttttttttctctctccatgtgttACACCACACTACATATTCTGCAGATAATATTGCATATACTGTAttataattcaaattcaaattcaaaagtgctttattggcatgaaaaaaGGGCATTTGCATTGCCAAAGCAGATGTCACATATAGATATAGGACAACAAATCAGCACATATTCATACACAGAATCACAGCATGGACaggtgtaaaaaacaaacaaacaaacaaacaaacaacagctaATGAATACAATGTATGTGATGTTGCATGCAATCACAGGCAAACATGCAGGACAAGAAATCAGCACAAATGCCAAATATATAAATACTCATATCCACTGGCCGATACAAGAAATCAGTACATACACATATTGCAAATCGAGCATTACATCATATACaggcagccaaacaaacaaacaaacaaacattaatgataacagtgtgtgtgtgataaataaacaacataatgtctctctctctctgtctctgtcagaccAGCCAGAGAGGACGGCGCTGGTGTTCCTGGGCGGCGTGTGTGTCGGCCTCTTGGTCACACTCTGTGCCATCGTCTTCCAGATACACTGTCGAGCCGACTGCCACTATGGCAACAGCCAGCATCCTCACCATCGCCGTGGCAACAGGCATCACCATcgccacctccaccaccactgtCCCCGCCATCAGCCCGGCGACAGTAACcctgacaacaacaacatggccGTTGTTGTTGCCTctgggggggcggggcctggcGGGGAGAGCGAATCAGAGGACTGGGACGATACGTCAGATCTGTCGGCACGGCGACGGAGACGCTTTGAAAGGGCTCTGCTGCACACCAGTGTCTTCACTTCAGCTGAgggtatctctctctctctctctctctctctcacacacacacacacacacacacacacactaaaatagGATGGTCAGTGTTCTTTATTTACTGTTGTGCTTGATGGTAATGTGAACAGACACTTTACGGTTGTGCCTGTGCGCATGGGTGTGCTTTAACTTAATActctttctcctgtgtgtgtg
This DNA window, taken from Myripristis murdjan chromosome 3, fMyrMur1.1, whole genome shotgun sequence, encodes the following:
- the LOC115356339 gene encoding protein eva-1 homolog A-like, whose amino-acid sequence is MSAPPTGSPNMEVEVVSQEMALLSNLLAAYTFIADQPERTALVFLGGVCVGLLVTLCAIVFQIHCRADCHYGNSQHPHHRRGNRHHHRHLHHHCPRHQPGDSNPDNNNMAVVVASGGAGPGGESESEDWDDTSDLSARRRRRFERALLHTSVFTSAEELDRTQRLEERERILREIWMNGQPDISTVSQSLNRYY